In Bryobacteraceae bacterium, the following proteins share a genomic window:
- a CDS encoding TonB-dependent siderophore receptor — translation MRFRIKARKDFARFRQPAYWAAMGTLAAYSVTGGHPAMAAQAGNRQSPSGGAQQTLPVVKLNIPAGRLAEAIAEFSRVSGWTITAADPGILDVASQGVSGVLGVEPALKQLLTGTGLSYRVTGAAAAEISVAAISAKVEVVARAPVASPRYTEPIRDLPQTISVIPREIIEQQGATSLTDVLRNVPGLTIAAGEGGTPAGDNLTLRGNSARNDVFVDGVRDLSPQSRDPFNLDQVEVTKGPTSAVAGRGSAGGTINLVSKAPGISRMLGGSLALGNASTRRGTVDLNVPLRRLGMDRSAFRLNLLKHDAGVAGRNVVENNRWGLAPSLAFGLGTPTRITLSYYKLKQNNISDYGIPWVPATNNALPEYRDRPAPAPRETFYGFRDRDREALNQDTGTVRFEHDFSDNLQLRSQLRAGQSFRNSVATPPRFASTESTVINREMRAWHAKDRIVDNQTDLTARPTTFGIRHAIVAGAAFTNERNTRVLRSAPNSPTTLLNPNPDDVYPGEITVNPNTGRITGNTQSAWLFDTAKFGRHWEATGGLRFDRFDVNGVSTAPAPVEQTVNMASTRAGLIYKPVESGSIYASYGSSLSPSLEGLSYNTSNTAIPPEKTYVNEVGTKWEVAGNKLLLSGALFRVAKDNARTPGLLPTDPPQVLAGRQVSKGVELSASGAIGSSIRVLGAYTFIDARIRSSNNPAEVGKFFQNTPRHSASIWMTYTARRFTFGLGPRFLSRRFGNNTNAREVPGHQTFDAMASYRFHDHMDLRVNLSNLNNAYYFERLGGGHVIPGPSRYVLVSTNFHF, via the coding sequence ATGCGCTTTCGGATTAAAGCAAGGAAAGATTTCGCCCGGTTCCGGCAGCCTGCATACTGGGCGGCGATGGGCACGCTGGCGGCTTACTCCGTCACTGGCGGACATCCGGCCATGGCGGCCCAGGCCGGGAACCGGCAGTCCCCATCGGGCGGGGCGCAGCAGACTCTGCCGGTGGTCAAGCTGAACATACCGGCGGGCCGGTTGGCGGAGGCGATCGCGGAGTTCTCGCGGGTTTCCGGATGGACGATCACCGCGGCGGATCCGGGCATCCTGGATGTGGCGAGCCAAGGCGTGTCCGGGGTGCTGGGCGTCGAGCCGGCGCTCAAACAACTGCTTACCGGCACCGGACTGAGCTACCGGGTAACGGGCGCGGCCGCGGCGGAGATCTCGGTGGCGGCGATCAGCGCGAAAGTGGAGGTGGTGGCCCGGGCGCCAGTGGCGTCGCCGCGCTACACTGAGCCGATCCGCGATCTGCCGCAGACGATCTCCGTGATTCCACGCGAGATCATCGAACAGCAGGGGGCCACGAGTCTCACCGACGTGCTCCGGAACGTCCCCGGGCTCACCATCGCTGCCGGCGAAGGCGGCACGCCGGCGGGCGACAATCTCACGCTGCGGGGCAACAGCGCGCGCAATGACGTGTTCGTCGATGGCGTTCGCGATTTGAGCCCGCAGTCCCGAGACCCGTTCAACCTCGATCAGGTGGAGGTGACCAAGGGGCCGACGTCGGCTGTGGCGGGCCGGGGATCGGCCGGCGGCACTATCAACCTTGTCAGCAAAGCGCCGGGGATCAGCCGGATGCTGGGGGGATCGCTGGCGCTGGGGAACGCCTCGACGCGGCGGGGCACGGTGGACCTGAACGTCCCGCTGCGGCGTCTCGGGATGGACCGGAGCGCGTTCCGGCTGAACCTGTTGAAGCACGATGCCGGAGTGGCCGGGCGCAACGTGGTGGAGAACAACCGTTGGGGATTGGCGCCGTCGTTGGCCTTCGGGTTGGGGACACCGACGCGGATCACGCTCAGCTACTACAAGCTCAAGCAGAACAATATTTCGGACTACGGCATCCCCTGGGTGCCGGCGACCAACAACGCGCTCCCGGAGTATCGCGACCGGCCGGCGCCGGCTCCGCGGGAGACCTTCTACGGGTTTCGCGACAGGGACCGCGAGGCGCTGAATCAGGACACGGGCACGGTTCGTTTCGAGCACGACTTCAGCGACAACCTGCAACTGAGGTCACAACTGCGGGCGGGGCAATCCTTCCGCAACTCAGTTGCGACGCCACCTCGTTTCGCGAGTACTGAGTCCACCGTGATCAACCGGGAGATGCGGGCGTGGCACGCGAAGGACCGGATCGTGGACAACCAGACGGACCTGACGGCCCGGCCGACGACGTTCGGCATCCGGCACGCGATCGTGGCCGGCGCGGCGTTCACCAATGAGCGGAACACACGGGTGCTGCGGTCGGCTCCGAACTCGCCGACGACGCTGCTGAACCCCAATCCGGACGACGTCTACCCGGGCGAGATCACGGTGAACCCGAACACGGGACGCATCACGGGCAACACGCAGTCGGCGTGGCTGTTCGATACCGCCAAGTTCGGCCGGCACTGGGAAGCGACCGGGGGCCTGCGTTTCGACCGATTCGACGTGAACGGGGTGAGCACGGCGCCGGCCCCGGTGGAGCAGACGGTGAATATGGCCTCGACGCGCGCGGGCCTGATCTACAAACCGGTGGAATCGGGCAGTATTTACGCTTCGTACGGATCTTCGCTCAGCCCGTCGCTCGAGGGCCTTTCCTACAACACGTCGAACACCGCGATCCCGCCGGAGAAGACCTACGTCAACGAGGTGGGGACGAAGTGGGAAGTGGCCGGGAACAAGCTGTTACTGAGCGGCGCGCTGTTCCGTGTCGCCAAGGACAATGCGCGTACGCCGGGGTTGCTGCCGACCGATCCGCCGCAGGTGCTCGCCGGGCGGCAGGTATCGAAGGGTGTGGAGCTGTCGGCATCGGGCGCGATCGGATCGTCAATCCGCGTTCTCGGCGCGTACACGTTCATCGACGCCAGGATCCGCAGTTCGAACAATCCGGCCGAAGTGGGGAAGTTTTTCCAGAACACGCCGCGGCATTCGGCGAGCATCTGGATGACGTACACGGCGCGCCGGTTCACGTTCGGCCTGGGGCCGCGATTCCTCTCGCGGCGATTCGGAAACAACACGAACGCCCGCGAGGTTCCCGGGCACCAGACGTTCGACGCGATGGCGTCGTATCGCTTCCACGACCACATGGACCTGCGCGTGAACCTATCGAATCTCAACAACGCGTACTACTTCGAGCGTCTGGGCGGTGGGCACGTGATCCCGGGACCGTCGCGCTACGTGCTGGTGTCGACCAATTTCCATTTCTAA
- a CDS encoding Fe2+-dependent dioxygenase translates to MLLHIENVLDAQEAAAMRAALEESEWSDGRVTAGYQSGLTKKNLQLPETHPLAQECGARILDALDGNALFTAAALPQRVFPPLFNCYSGGHSFGTHVDNAIRQARESGTRIRTDLSATLFLTPPEEYDGGDLVIEDTYGAHALKLPAGHMVLYPATSLHHVTPVTRGARISSFFWIQSMIRDDGRRRVLFDIDIAIQRIAAQAPDHPSAVQLTGVYHNLIRMWAEV, encoded by the coding sequence ATGCTGCTGCACATCGAAAACGTACTGGATGCCCAGGAGGCGGCCGCGATGCGGGCCGCGCTGGAAGAATCGGAGTGGAGCGACGGCCGTGTTACGGCCGGGTACCAATCCGGCCTGACGAAGAAGAACCTTCAACTGCCGGAAACGCACCCGTTGGCGCAGGAGTGCGGCGCGCGGATTCTCGACGCGCTGGACGGGAATGCGCTGTTCACCGCCGCCGCATTGCCGCAGCGCGTGTTCCCGCCACTGTTCAACTGCTACTCGGGTGGACACTCGTTCGGGACGCATGTGGACAACGCGATCCGGCAGGCGAGGGAATCCGGCACGCGGATCCGCACGGATCTCTCCGCGACGTTGTTCCTCACGCCTCCCGAGGAGTATGACGGCGGCGATCTGGTGATTGAGGACACCTACGGGGCCCACGCGCTGAAACTGCCGGCCGGGCACATGGTGCTTTATCCGGCGACGAGCCTGCACCACGTGACGCCGGTTACGCGAGGCGCGCGCATTTCTTCGTTCTTCTGGATTCAGAGCATGATCCGCGACGACGGGCGGCGGCGGGTGTTGTTCGATATAGACATCGCGATTCAACGGATCGCGGCGCAGGCCCCGGATCATCCCTCGGCGGTTCAACTGACGGGCGTTTATCACAACCTGATCCGGATGTGGGCGGAAGTCTGA
- a CDS encoding PepSY-associated TM helix domain-containing protein yields the protein MFRRWLFWIHLIAGCLAGAVILAMSVTGVLLTYERQIVAWAERGAFQATVPSGGAPLPLERLLAPHAAILPGAVLTLRSNPREPAELRAGRESTFYIDRYSGLLMGEPEHGTAAFFQTVRAWHRWLGVSGNGGGRDTAKAITGACNLAFLVLVVSGAYLWVPRQWSAQHLRPILWFREGLSGKARDFSWHNVFGVWSLVPLFFVVLTAVPISYTWGTAAIYWLTGTPAPSGPPRRGGPPQRKAVREPVDLAGLGALWARAESQTPGWRSISAPAAPDPGPVAFTIDTGTGGQPQRRSTLVLRRESGEVVRHETFGDLDAGRRLRSYARFLHTGEVLGVTGQTIAGLASLGGAMLVWTGISLALRRLAAWNRRRTRPAN from the coding sequence ATGTTTCGCCGCTGGCTTTTCTGGATCCATCTGATCGCCGGGTGCCTGGCCGGCGCGGTGATTCTGGCGATGTCGGTAACGGGCGTGCTGCTCACCTACGAGCGTCAGATCGTCGCGTGGGCGGAGCGGGGTGCGTTTCAGGCCACGGTCCCGTCCGGCGGGGCGCCGCTTCCGCTGGAGCGGTTGCTCGCGCCGCACGCGGCGATACTCCCGGGCGCGGTTCTGACGTTGCGGTCCAATCCGCGCGAGCCGGCCGAGTTGAGAGCCGGCCGCGAATCCACCTTCTATATCGACCGCTATAGCGGTCTCCTCATGGGCGAGCCGGAGCATGGGACGGCCGCGTTTTTCCAGACCGTGCGGGCGTGGCATCGCTGGCTGGGCGTTTCGGGGAACGGCGGCGGGAGGGACACGGCCAAGGCGATAACCGGCGCGTGCAACCTGGCGTTTCTGGTGCTTGTGGTGAGCGGCGCATACCTTTGGGTTCCCCGGCAATGGTCGGCGCAGCACCTCCGCCCGATTTTGTGGTTCCGCGAAGGCCTCAGCGGCAAGGCGCGCGATTTCAGTTGGCACAACGTGTTCGGCGTATGGTCCCTGGTTCCGCTGTTCTTCGTGGTGCTGACGGCGGTACCGATCTCATACACGTGGGGCACGGCGGCGATCTACTGGCTGACGGGTACTCCGGCGCCTTCCGGCCCACCGCGGCGGGGCGGCCCTCCGCAGCGGAAGGCGGTGCGTGAGCCGGTGGATCTTGCCGGGCTCGGCGCGCTGTGGGCTCGCGCGGAATCGCAGACGCCCGGGTGGCGCAGCATTTCGGCGCCGGCGGCGCCGGATCCGGGGCCGGTCGCGTTCACGATCGACACGGGTACGGGCGGGCAGCCGCAGCGGCGGTCGACGCTGGTTCTGCGACGCGAGTCCGGCGAAGTGGTCCGTCACGAGACGTTCGGCGACCTCGACGCGGGACGGCGGCTGCGCAGCTATGCGCGATTCCTCCACACGGGCGAGGTGCTGGGCGTCACGGGCCAGACGATCGCCGGCCTGGCGTCGTTGGGGGGAGCGATGCTAGTGTGGACGGGCATTTCGCTGGCCTTGCGCCGGCTGGCGGCGTGGAACCGCAGACGCACTCGCCCGGCAAATTAA
- a CDS encoding TonB-dependent receptor — protein sequence MSPRKFAIALAFFVGFAAAQESGTVTGTVFDAQTSRAIPGVRIGVDGQFSDQQVTDTDGRFAIKLSPGTYKLTYQAENYLDSETTDVVVTAGEAADASTVMAAKGSVTTVEVTEKITPAVASAEAMLTERKLSAVVSDGMSKEEIRNTTASSAAGALEKVTGVSIVESGYVYVRGLGERYSATMLNSAMIPTTEPEKRVVPLDLFPSGLIDSIKVLKTYTPDLPAEFSGGLVQMQTVEFPAEKMLSVNGSFGYNSRTTGDRFASYPGGSRDFFGFDDGTRGIPSSIPSDKRLFQGAFTPQQFQQFGQAFSNNWEPVYRDSMRPQQSYSVVGGATYGRLGVVGAISFSNKPQFQSEIQKYLRQQGTRPLVFSDYNDFRTYTETARLGGVLNVAYKLAPAHKLVWRNTITRDTDKEAREFTGRDGGTDSVLFSQRLRFIERGLLSTSLEGEHALANLGNSLFKWQMTYSRSTRDEPDLREVFRGQNANDQFVFAALGSSGLRFFNDLTDRIYEPQAEFSRPFFKGKVSGIWKFGFRGTFRDRDFQARRFRFIPQRLSTIDTSLPSNQLFGPSNIRPDGFQIVEFTRATDRYDASMDIYAGYGMVDLAFGNKWRLVGGVRIEDADIKVTTLDPLVPSGQPQVANLANRDPAPGVNLIYALTPRQNLRLSYSHTVSRPDFRELSPFDFNNVLGGFVAQGNPNLLRATVHNVDARWEWFLGGNQVLAASWFYKDFSDPIEVNILFSNDLRQSYINAAGARNSGFELEARKSLGFLNPGLAQFSVLGNFTFVDSKVRIRESDAKALTSLERPLMGQSRFVYNATLEWNRPKWRSNARFYANSVSRRITEVGTFGLPDIYQERNVFLDFVYQLSLTENGKWSLRFNAENLGDNDYRWTQGDFLVRNYRLGRTFSVGLNYRIF from the coding sequence TTGTCGCCCCGTAAGTTCGCGATCGCTCTTGCGTTTTTTGTAGGATTTGCAGCCGCGCAGGAGTCGGGCACGGTCACCGGAACGGTGTTCGACGCCCAGACCTCGCGCGCGATTCCCGGTGTCCGAATCGGCGTCGACGGCCAGTTCTCAGATCAGCAGGTCACCGACACGGATGGGCGCTTCGCAATCAAGCTCTCGCCCGGAACGTACAAGCTGACCTACCAGGCCGAGAACTACCTCGATTCGGAAACCACCGATGTTGTCGTCACCGCCGGAGAGGCTGCGGACGCCAGTACGGTCATGGCCGCCAAAGGTAGCGTCACGACCGTCGAAGTCACGGAAAAAATCACCCCCGCCGTGGCCTCCGCCGAAGCCATGCTCACAGAGCGCAAGCTCTCGGCCGTCGTCAGCGACGGCATGAGCAAGGAGGAGATCCGCAATACCACCGCCTCCAGCGCCGCCGGCGCGCTCGAAAAAGTCACCGGCGTCAGCATCGTCGAAAGCGGCTATGTCTACGTGCGCGGCCTCGGCGAACGCTACAGCGCCACCATGCTCAATTCGGCGATGATTCCCACCACCGAGCCCGAAAAACGCGTCGTCCCGCTCGACCTGTTCCCCTCCGGCCTCATCGATAGCATCAAGGTTCTCAAGACCTACACCCCGGACCTGCCCGCCGAGTTCTCCGGCGGCCTCGTCCAGATGCAGACCGTCGAGTTTCCGGCCGAGAAGATGCTGAGCGTGAACGGCAGCTTCGGCTACAACAGCCGCACCACGGGCGATCGCTTCGCCAGCTACCCCGGCGGTTCGCGCGACTTCTTCGGCTTCGACGACGGAACGCGGGGCATCCCGTCTTCCATCCCTTCTGACAAGCGGCTCTTCCAGGGAGCGTTTACACCGCAACAGTTCCAGCAGTTCGGTCAGGCGTTCTCGAACAACTGGGAGCCCGTCTACCGCGATTCGATGCGCCCGCAGCAGAGCTACTCCGTCGTCGGCGGAGCCACCTATGGCCGCCTCGGCGTCGTAGGCGCGATATCGTTCTCGAACAAGCCGCAGTTTCAGAGCGAGATCCAGAAGTACCTGCGCCAGCAGGGGACCCGGCCGCTCGTGTTTTCCGATTACAACGACTTTCGCACCTACACGGAGACTGCTCGCCTGGGAGGCGTCCTGAACGTCGCCTACAAACTCGCGCCGGCTCACAAGCTCGTCTGGCGAAACACCATCACTCGCGATACCGACAAGGAAGCCCGTGAGTTCACCGGCCGCGACGGCGGCACCGACAGCGTGCTCTTTTCCCAGCGGCTGCGTTTCATCGAGCGCGGCCTGCTTTCAACCAGCCTCGAAGGCGAACACGCCCTCGCCAACCTCGGCAACAGCCTCTTCAAGTGGCAGATGACCTACTCGCGCTCCACGCGCGACGAGCCCGACTTGCGCGAAGTGTTCCGCGGCCAGAACGCCAACGATCAGTTCGTTTTCGCCGCCCTCGGCTCATCCGGTCTCCGCTTCTTCAACGACCTCACGGACCGCATCTACGAACCTCAGGCCGAATTCTCGCGGCCCTTCTTCAAGGGCAAGGTTTCCGGCATCTGGAAATTCGGCTTCCGCGGCACCTTCCGCGACCGCGATTTCCAGGCCCGCCGGTTCCGCTTCATCCCGCAGCGGCTCTCCACCATCGACACCTCCCTGCCGAGCAACCAGCTCTTCGGCCCGTCCAACATCCGGCCCGACGGCTTTCAGATCGTCGAGTTCACCCGCGCCACGGACCGCTACGACGCCTCCATGGACATCTACGCCGGCTACGGCATGGTGGACCTCGCGTTCGGCAACAAGTGGCGGCTGGTCGGCGGTGTCCGCATTGAGGATGCCGACATCAAGGTCACCACGCTCGATCCTCTCGTGCCGAGCGGTCAGCCGCAGGTCGCTAACCTCGCCAATCGCGATCCGGCGCCCGGCGTCAATCTGATCTACGCCCTCACCCCGCGCCAGAACCTCCGGCTCAGCTACAGCCACACGGTGTCGCGTCCCGACTTCCGCGAACTCTCCCCGTTCGACTTCAACAACGTCCTCGGCGGTTTCGTCGCGCAAGGGAACCCGAACCTGCTCCGGGCCACCGTCCACAACGTCGACGCCCGCTGGGAGTGGTTCCTCGGCGGCAACCAGGTGCTCGCCGCCAGTTGGTTCTACAAGGATTTCAGCGACCCGATCGAAGTGAACATCCTGTTCTCCAACGACCTCCGGCAGAGCTACATCAACGCCGCCGGCGCCCGCAACTCGGGCTTCGAGCTGGAAGCGCGCAAGTCGCTCGGGTTCCTCAATCCCGGTCTGGCCCAGTTCTCGGTTCTGGGCAACTTCACCTTCGTCGATTCGAAGGTTCGCATCCGCGAGAGCGACGCGAAGGCGCTCACTTCCCTCGAGCGGCCCCTGATGGGCCAATCCCGGTTCGTCTACAACGCTACGCTCGAATGGAACCGCCCGAAGTGGCGCTCCAACGCCCGTTTCTATGCGAACTCCGTTTCCCGGCGGATCACCGAGGTGGGCACGTTCGGCCTCCCGGACATCTACCAGGAACGGAACGTCTTCCTCGACTTCGTCTATCAGTTGTCTCTGACGGAGAACGGCAAATGGAGCCTCCGCTTCAACGCCGAGAACCTTGGCGACAACGACTACCGCTGGACCCAGGGCGATTTTCTCGTCCGCAACTATCGGCTCGGGCGCACCTTCTCGGTGGGCCTGAACTATAGGATCTTCTAG
- a CDS encoding response regulator transcription factor: protein MKKIVVIEDDPDVLTLVKYNLEREGFAVATLTSGGGAIPFCRRESPDLIVLDIMLPDADGIDICRKIRTTTDLAEVPVIFLTARATETDRIVGLEVGANDYVVKPFFVRELVARVRAQLRTLKPASRLVRAGGLELDREACRVRVNGTPLDLTATEFKLLDHLMSRPGVVFSRQQLLDAVWGHERAVTERAVDVYILRLRQKIEQAGDSSIRSVRGFGYAFEAAAHTTE from the coding sequence GTGAAGAAGATCGTAGTCATCGAAGACGACCCCGATGTGTTGACGCTGGTCAAGTACAACCTGGAGCGGGAGGGGTTCGCGGTGGCGACGCTCACCTCGGGCGGGGGCGCGATTCCGTTCTGCCGGCGTGAGTCGCCGGACCTGATTGTGCTCGACATCATGCTGCCGGATGCGGACGGAATCGACATTTGCCGCAAGATCCGCACGACCACGGACCTCGCCGAGGTCCCCGTGATTTTCCTGACAGCCCGCGCCACGGAGACGGACCGTATCGTGGGTCTGGAGGTTGGGGCGAACGATTACGTTGTGAAACCGTTCTTCGTCCGGGAACTGGTTGCGCGAGTCCGCGCCCAGTTGCGGACGTTGAAACCGGCCTCGCGGTTGGTCCGCGCCGGAGGGCTGGAGCTCGACCGCGAGGCATGCCGGGTGCGGGTGAACGGAACACCTCTCGACCTCACCGCCACTGAGTTCAAGCTGCTGGATCATCTGATGTCGCGGCCGGGGGTGGTCTTCTCGCGGCAGCAGTTGCTCGATGCGGTCTGGGGACATGAGCGGGCGGTGACGGAGCGCGCGGTGGACGTGTACATCCTTCGGCTGCGCCAGAAGATCGAGCAGGCCGGGGACAGCTCGATCCGGAGCGTGCGGGGTTTCGGGTACGCGTTCGAAGCGGCCGCGCACACCACCGAGTAG
- a CDS encoding DEAD/DEAH box helicase, whose protein sequence is MPSLFDSNEPDVLVPTRRADVEAAVARFREQALRPDSPIRHIRHQPAREALLVPVPDTVNAALADGLARRGIAQLYSHQAEAMGHVEMGSNVVVVTPTASGKTLCYNLPVWNRMMNDPQGRAFYVFPTKALAEDQLAEFNASVEAMGSAIRAFTYDGDTPQDARKAIRERANVVLTNPDMLHSGILPHHTKWAKAFEKLRYIVIDELHYYRGVYGSHFANILRRLRRICEFYGSTPQFICSSATIANPKELAEGLTGEQFALVGENGAPSGEKYFVFYNPPVVNRQLGIRRSYLHETRRIAVELMERGQQTLVFANNRLATEILVTYLKDAAAKMPMGADGVRGYRGGYLPRERREIERNMRAGDIRAIVATNALELGIDIGSLDGVVMAGYPGTVASTWQRAGRAGRRQTTSLAVMVASSAPLDQFIVEHPDYFFGKAPEQANINPNNGEVLVSHLKCAAFELPLRVGETFGPYPVDKLAPVLEELKLLHRSGDSWHWTSDTYPADTVSLRSVSSDNFVVIDETGEPRVIAEVAYTAAPSELHEKAIYLHEARQYQVERMDFDNRKAYVRRVECDYFTDAIDYTQVKELDQFDETPQGPAVARHGEVRVNRQIVGFKKVKFYTNENVGAGQLSLPEQEMHTTAFWLHFPADLLARFPEFGPTEKQAGLIGAGNAFRAVAALLLMCDPRDLGIALTEDIASSLEVWEPDLFLYDNYPGGVGLSEPLFRVREKLVRYSRDLIAQCACEAGCPSCVGPMGEVGERGKEVAVKILTAIIDG, encoded by the coding sequence ATGCCGTCTTTGTTTGATTCGAACGAGCCCGATGTCCTCGTCCCTACCCGACGCGCCGACGTAGAAGCCGCGGTGGCGCGCTTCCGGGAGCAGGCTCTTCGCCCCGATTCGCCAATCCGGCACATCCGTCACCAGCCGGCTCGTGAAGCCTTGCTGGTCCCGGTTCCCGATACGGTGAATGCGGCGCTTGCCGACGGCTTGGCGCGGCGCGGCATCGCGCAACTCTATTCGCACCAGGCCGAGGCGATGGGTCACGTAGAGATGGGATCGAATGTGGTGGTGGTGACGCCCACGGCAAGCGGCAAGACGCTTTGCTACAACCTGCCGGTGTGGAATCGGATGATGAACGACCCGCAGGGGCGCGCGTTCTACGTTTTTCCGACCAAGGCGCTCGCCGAGGATCAGCTCGCGGAGTTCAACGCGTCGGTGGAGGCGATGGGATCGGCGATTCGCGCGTTCACCTATGACGGCGACACGCCGCAGGACGCGCGCAAGGCCATCCGCGAGCGCGCCAATGTCGTGCTGACCAACCCCGACATGCTGCACAGCGGGATCCTGCCGCACCACACGAAGTGGGCCAAGGCGTTCGAGAAGCTTCGCTACATCGTGATCGACGAGCTCCATTACTATCGGGGTGTCTACGGGAGCCATTTCGCGAACATTCTGCGCCGGCTGCGCCGCATCTGCGAGTTCTATGGGTCGACGCCGCAGTTCATCTGCAGCTCGGCGACGATCGCGAATCCGAAGGAGCTGGCGGAAGGGTTGACGGGGGAGCAGTTCGCGCTCGTCGGAGAGAACGGCGCGCCTTCGGGCGAGAAGTATTTCGTCTTCTACAACCCTCCGGTGGTGAATCGGCAGTTGGGCATCCGGCGGAGTTACCTGCACGAGACGCGTCGGATCGCGGTGGAACTCATGGAGCGCGGCCAGCAGACGCTGGTTTTCGCCAACAACCGGCTTGCTACCGAGATCCTGGTTACTTACTTGAAAGACGCCGCCGCGAAGATGCCGATGGGCGCCGACGGCGTCCGCGGTTACCGGGGCGGGTATCTGCCGCGCGAGCGCCGCGAGATCGAACGGAACATGCGCGCCGGCGATATCCGCGCCATCGTGGCGACCAACGCGCTGGAACTAGGCATCGACATCGGTTCGCTCGACGGCGTGGTGATGGCGGGTTATCCGGGAACGGTGGCTTCGACGTGGCAGCGGGCGGGCCGCGCGGGACGCAGGCAGACGACATCGCTCGCGGTGATGGTGGCCTCGAGCGCGCCGCTCGATCAGTTTATCGTGGAGCACCCGGACTACTTCTTCGGCAAGGCGCCCGAGCAGGCCAACATCAACCCGAACAACGGCGAAGTGCTGGTCAGCCACTTGAAGTGCGCGGCGTTCGAGCTGCCACTGCGGGTGGGCGAGACATTCGGTCCGTATCCGGTGGACAAGCTCGCGCCGGTGCTCGAGGAGCTGAAGCTACTGCATCGATCCGGCGACTCCTGGCACTGGACTTCGGATACCTATCCGGCCGACACGGTCAGCCTGCGCAGCGTGTCGAGCGATAACTTTGTGGTGATCGACGAGACGGGAGAGCCGCGCGTGATCGCCGAGGTGGCTTACACGGCCGCGCCTTCCGAGCTGCACGAGAAGGCCATCTATCTCCACGAAGCCCGCCAATACCAGGTGGAGCGGATGGACTTCGACAATCGCAAGGCCTACGTCCGCCGCGTGGAGTGCGATTATTTCACCGACGCGATCGACTACACGCAGGTGAAAGAGCTTGACCAGTTCGACGAGACGCCGCAGGGACCGGCCGTCGCGCGCCACGGGGAAGTGCGCGTGAACCGCCAGATCGTGGGCTTCAAGAAGGTGAAGTTCTACACGAACGAGAACGTCGGCGCGGGCCAACTTTCGTTGCCGGAGCAGGAGATGCACACCACGGCGTTCTGGCTGCACTTCCCGGCCGACCTGCTGGCGCGCTTCCCGGAGTTCGGCCCCACCGAGAAACAGGCCGGGCTCATCGGCGCCGGCAACGCTTTTCGGGCCGTGGCGGCGCTGCTGCTGATGTGCGATCCGCGCGACCTGGGCATCGCGCTCACCGAGGACATCGCGTCGAGCCTTGAAGTGTGGGAGCCGGACCTTTTCCTCTACGACAACTATCCGGGCGGGGTGGGGTTGAGCGAACCGCTGTTCCGGGTGCGGGAGAAGCTGGTTCGATACTCGCGGGACTTGATCGCGCAGTGCGCGTGCGAGGCCGGCTGCCCGAGTTGCGTGGGACCGATGGGGGAGGTCGGCGAGCGGGGGAAAGAGGTCGCGGTGAAGATCCTGACGGCGATTATCGACGGCTGA
- a CDS encoding 23S rRNA (pseudouridine(1915)-N(3))-methyltransferase RlmH, producing the protein MRLAIYFIGKPRDKHANAIAAEFVKRTSRWARIEMREIHPDRFDPWEKHPAAAKILCDPAGKPLDTTQFAATIERLENESREAVFVIGGHDGLPAAWKPRADLLVSLSAMTFPHELARAMLAEQIYRAFTILRGHPYPR; encoded by the coding sequence TTGAGACTGGCGATCTACTTCATCGGCAAGCCGCGCGACAAGCACGCCAACGCGATAGCGGCCGAGTTCGTGAAACGCACTTCGCGGTGGGCGCGGATCGAGATGCGGGAGATCCACCCGGATCGCTTCGACCCATGGGAGAAGCATCCCGCGGCGGCGAAGATCCTGTGCGACCCGGCGGGCAAGCCGCTCGACACAACGCAGTTCGCCGCCACTATCGAGCGGCTGGAGAACGAAAGCCGCGAAGCGGTGTTCGTGATCGGCGGGCATGACGGACTCCCGGCGGCCTGGAAGCCGCGGGCCGACCTGCTGGTGTCCCTTTCGGCGATGACGTTCCCGCACGAGTTGGCGCGCGCCATGCTGGCCGAACAGATCTACCGCGCGTTCACGATCCTGCGGGGGCATCCGTATCCGCGTTGA